A genomic window from Flavobacterium johnsoniae includes:
- a CDS encoding PepSY-like domain-containing protein: MKANLNLTFYLIAGLLFGLSANAQKTVIKKEALPANAQTFLKTHFGSKKPSYILEEKEFLSTEYNVQFDKQLEIEFDKKGNWKEVDGKNSRIPKSIIPKKIASYIKINFPKEKVTKIEIESSGYETKLSNGLELKFNLKEDFIKIDK, translated from the coding sequence ATGAAAGCGAACTTAAATCTAACCTTTTATTTAATTGCAGGATTACTATTTGGACTTTCTGCAAATGCACAAAAAACTGTAATTAAAAAAGAAGCGCTTCCAGCAAACGCACAAACATTCTTAAAAACTCATTTTGGATCGAAAAAACCGAGTTATATATTAGAAGAAAAAGAATTTCTTTCTACAGAATACAACGTTCAATTTGACAAACAGCTTGAAATTGAATTTGACAAGAAAGGAAACTGGAAAGAAGTCGATGGCAAAAATTCCAGAATTCCAAAATCTATTATTCCTAAAAAAATTGCTTCTTACATCAAAATAAATTTCCCTAAAGAAAAAGTTACCAAAATAGAAATTGAAAGTTCAGGTTACGAGACAAAACTTAGTAACGGTTTAGAATTGAAATTCAACTTAAAAGAAGATTTTATTAAGATTGACAAATAA